A window of the Carboxydocella sporoproducens DSM 16521 genome harbors these coding sequences:
- a CDS encoding radical SAM protein has product MGIRMLVADARGRVMDIPGWGMAGRSGRFFTEPHPEEMIPLPPGASLTLLPGCRPVGVDRQGKIRVYERYYAVAALLPQGYTRTLLPAYQRVEGDKPLPLLGYTAVGWAKGRYWVAASKTDRPRKWNPLLYNTPDLAERVARIRKELPHNRIIRQLGRCSLDYGCLTAQNIFYRRWEGGIPVSPACNARCVGCISLQPAECCPSPQERIGFSPTREEIVEVALPHLQQAEGAIVSFGQGCEGEPSLAAPLIAEAIKEIRTRTSQGTINMNTNAGYTEGIRLIAEAGIDSLRVSLNSAQPDWYQAYYRPPGYTLRDVRASLSLAARQGVFLSLNYLVFPGVSDQRAELEALVELVKSTGVKLIQLRNLNIDPDLYCQLTGVQEPGMGMVAFLKELRRQLPGVSLGNFSRPLR; this is encoded by the coding sequence ATGGGGATAAGGATGCTGGTAGCGGATGCCAGGGGACGGGTTATGGATATCCCGGGCTGGGGTATGGCCGGGCGCAGTGGCCGCTTTTTTACTGAGCCGCACCCGGAAGAAATGATACCCTTGCCACCGGGGGCCAGTCTGACGCTGTTGCCAGGCTGTCGTCCAGTGGGGGTGGACCGCCAGGGTAAAATTCGGGTCTATGAGCGCTATTATGCGGTAGCGGCCTTATTGCCTCAGGGTTATACCCGGACCTTATTGCCGGCTTATCAGCGGGTGGAAGGGGACAAGCCTTTACCGCTGCTGGGCTATACGGCGGTGGGCTGGGCCAAAGGCCGTTACTGGGTAGCAGCCAGCAAAACGGACCGGCCCCGGAAGTGGAATCCCCTGCTTTATAATACCCCTGACCTGGCGGAGCGGGTGGCCCGCATCCGGAAGGAACTGCCCCATAACCGTATTATCCGTCAGTTGGGCCGTTGTAGCCTGGATTATGGCTGTCTGACAGCCCAGAATATTTTCTACCGCCGCTGGGAAGGGGGAATTCCCGTTTCCCCGGCCTGTAATGCCCGCTGTGTAGGCTGTATCTCCCTGCAGCCAGCAGAATGTTGCCCCTCCCCGCAGGAGCGGATTGGTTTTTCGCCCACTAGAGAGGAAATTGTGGAAGTGGCCCTGCCCCATCTTCAACAGGCGGAAGGAGCAATTGTCAGTTTCGGCCAGGGCTGTGAAGGCGAGCCCAGTTTGGCGGCTCCTCTGATTGCGGAGGCAATCAAAGAGATCAGAACCCGAACCAGCCAGGGGACCATCAATATGAATACCAATGCCGGATATACCGAGGGTATTAGGCTGATAGCGGAAGCAGGAATCGATTCCCTGCGGGTAAGTCTAAACAGCGCTCAGCCCGACTGGTATCAAGCCTATTATCGCCCGCCCGGTTATACCCTGAGGGATGTGCGGGCATCCCTGAGCCTGGCGGCCAGGCAGGGGGTGTTTCTTTCCCTCAATTATCTGGTTTTCCCGGGGGTCAGTGACCAGAGAGCAGAGCTGGAAGCACTGGTGGAACTGGTCAAATCCACGGGTGTGAAGCTGATCCAGCTGCGCAATCTGAATATCGATCCAGACCTGTATTGTCAGTTGACCGGGGTGCAAGAACCGGGGATGGGGATGGTGGCTTTTCTGAAGGAGCTAAGGCGGCAATTGCCCGGGGTCAGCCTCGGCAATTTTTCCCGCCCTCTGCGCTAA
- the rho gene encoding transcription termination factor Rho, translating to MQELEAMTLQELYKVARELEIPGYRQLRKKELVFEILKARTEKDGLLFAQGILDILPDGYGFLRPFAYTPSSDDIYVSPSQIRRFDLRTGDQVAGQVRPPKENERFFALLRVESVNGFPPESSPERLPFDALTPLYPDERLTLETTSDKLALRLIDLLAPIGKGQRGLIVAPPKAGKTTLLKEIANAITANHPEVHLLVLLIDERPEEVTDMERSVKGEVVASTFDEPPEHHVKVAEMVLERAKRLVEHKEDVVILLDSITRLARAYNVVVPPSGRTLSGGVDPTALHKPKRFFGAARNLEEGGSLTILATALVETGSRMDDVIFEEFKGTGNMELILDRKLAERRIFPAIDVQRSGTRKEELLLSKEELEFVWNLRRTSSGVPSAEVVEKMREWLKKSSCNKELVEMIKWG from the coding sequence ATGCAGGAGCTGGAGGCCATGACTCTGCAGGAGCTGTACAAGGTGGCCCGGGAACTGGAGATTCCCGGATACCGGCAGCTGCGCAAAAAAGAGCTGGTCTTTGAGATTTTGAAAGCCCGTACCGAAAAGGATGGGCTGCTGTTCGCCCAGGGAATTCTGGATATCCTGCCTGATGGCTACGGTTTTTTGCGTCCCTTCGCTTATACCCCCAGTTCCGATGATATCTATGTCTCCCCATCCCAGATTCGCCGTTTTGATTTGCGCACCGGTGACCAGGTGGCGGGCCAGGTCCGGCCGCCCAAGGAAAATGAACGCTTTTTTGCCCTTTTACGGGTAGAATCGGTTAATGGCTTTCCGCCGGAATCCTCACCGGAACGCTTGCCTTTCGATGCCCTAACACCCTTATACCCTGATGAGAGGCTGACTTTAGAAACCACTTCCGATAAACTGGCTTTACGCCTGATTGACCTGCTGGCCCCCATCGGTAAGGGACAGCGGGGATTGATCGTGGCTCCTCCTAAGGCAGGGAAAACTACGTTGCTGAAAGAAATCGCTAATGCCATTACTGCCAATCATCCGGAAGTGCATTTGCTGGTGTTACTCATTGATGAGCGGCCGGAGGAAGTCACTGATATGGAGCGCAGTGTCAAAGGGGAAGTGGTGGCTTCCACCTTTGATGAACCGCCGGAACATCATGTCAAGGTGGCAGAAATGGTGTTAGAAAGAGCGAAACGGCTGGTGGAACACAAAGAAGATGTAGTGATTTTGCTGGATTCCATTACCCGGCTGGCCCGGGCCTATAACGTGGTAGTTCCGCCCAGTGGCCGTACCCTTTCCGGCGGTGTAGATCCCACAGCTTTGCATAAACCCAAACGCTTTTTTGGGGCAGCCCGCAACCTGGAGGAGGGAGGCAGTCTCACCATTCTGGCTACGGCGCTGGTGGAAACGGGCAGCCGTATGGATGATGTGATTTTTGAGGAATTCAAAGGCACAGGCAATATGGAGCTGATTCTGGATCGCAAACTGGCGGAACGCCGGATTTTCCCGGCCATTGATGTCCAGCGCTCCGGAACCCGCAAGGAAGAGCTGCTGCTGAGCAAGGAGGAGCTGGAGTTTGTCTGGAACCTGCGCCGGACTTCCAGCGGGGTGCCTTCCGCAGAAGTGGTGGAAAAAATGCGGGAATGGCTGAAAAAGTCCAGCTGCAATAAGGAACTGGTGGAGATGATCAAATGGGGATAA
- a CDS encoding DUF2062 domain-containing protein — protein sequence MRINRYFRYQYLRILRLKDAPDKIARGVALGVALDFLPLPFISLFVAWIVAKLARWNTLAAVITAAALKPAVFTIFFPLNILVGSLFVEGRTVHPQQVQVPVAEPGMDPHSLANFFSLATLKSLGWPFLVGSFINAGVSFLLVYLLVNRTLIYRMEKRLARLKTGVSGENNNSENQQEG from the coding sequence ATGCGCATTAACCGCTATTTTCGTTATCAGTATCTCCGTATTTTACGCCTCAAGGATGCACCTGATAAAATCGCCAGGGGAGTGGCGCTGGGGGTGGCCCTGGACTTTTTACCCCTGCCATTTATCAGTTTGTTTGTAGCCTGGATAGTGGCCAAACTGGCGCGCTGGAATACCCTGGCGGCAGTGATTACGGCAGCGGCTTTAAAACCGGCGGTGTTCACTATTTTTTTTCCACTCAATATACTGGTGGGCAGCCTGTTTGTAGAAGGCCGGACTGTTCATCCCCAGCAGGTACAGGTACCGGTGGCTGAACCGGGGATGGACCCCCATTCTCTGGCCAATTTTTTCTCACTGGCTACCCTGAAAAGCCTGGGCTGGCCTTTTCTGGTGGGTTCTTTTATTAATGCAGGAGTCAGTTTCTTGCTGGTTTACCTGCTGGTTAACCGCACCCTGATCTATCGGATGGAGAAAAGACTGGCCCGTTTAAAAACCGGGGTATCCGGGGAAAATAATAATTCAGAAAATCAACAGGAGGGTTGA
- a CDS encoding DUF2062 domain-containing protein: protein MRLGRRIRLFLLLFFRIKDMPAKVALGFAVGSCVNFYPTFGVGVPIALAAARLARGNVFAGLLGDLLFKPLFPFFFYLDLLVGNSLFGEKQAAISQQLLGLVKMEWQAFVQVGKAFFLGALVNSLLLGLILFLVVWRTFARLQPWCLNRLRHSRRKEVSDAH from the coding sequence ATGCGGCTGGGGCGGCGAATCCGCTTATTCTTATTGCTCTTTTTTCGCATTAAGGACATGCCCGCAAAAGTGGCACTGGGATTTGCCGTAGGCTCCTGTGTCAATTTTTATCCTACCTTCGGGGTAGGGGTTCCCATCGCCCTGGCAGCAGCCCGGCTGGCCCGGGGGAATGTTTTTGCCGGTTTATTAGGAGATCTCCTGTTCAAGCCTCTCTTTCCCTTCTTTTTTTATCTGGATTTACTGGTAGGCAACTCTCTGTTCGGTGAAAAACAAGCCGCTATTTCTCAGCAATTACTAGGCCTGGTCAAGATGGAATGGCAGGCCTTTGTTCAGGTAGGCAAAGCTTTTTTTCTGGGAGCGCTGGTCAACAGCTTGCTGCTGGGGCTGATTCTCTTTTTGGTGGTCTGGCGGACTTTTGCCCGTCTGCAGCCATGGTGTCTGAACCGTTTGCGGCATTCAAGGAGAAAGGAAGTATCAGATGCGCATTAA
- the glpX gene encoding class II fructose-bisphosphatase produces MGRKLALEFARVTEAAALASARWMGRGNKMAADDAATEAMRAVFDTVDIKGTVVIGEGEMDEAPMLYIGEEVGTGKGPELDIAVDPLEGTNLVAKGLNGAIAVLAAAPRGSLLHAPDMYMEKIAVGPEAAGKIHLDAPVQENLKAIAAAKGKRLSDLTVVILDRPRHNQLIADIREAGARIMLISDGDVSPGVAVAFEESGVDLMIGIGGAPEGVITAAALKCLGGEMQGRLVPEDESEWTRCQAMGITDPKKILTMDDLVKGDDIFFAATGITPSSLLKGVAFTAIGAKTHTLVMRGKSGTVRFIEAIHRFDKKPKYNLGH; encoded by the coding sequence ATGGGGCGTAAACTGGCGCTGGAATTTGCCCGGGTGACAGAGGCGGCAGCCCTGGCCTCGGCTCGCTGGATGGGACGGGGCAATAAAATGGCAGCTGATGATGCTGCTACTGAGGCAATGCGGGCTGTTTTCGATACGGTGGATATTAAAGGGACAGTAGTAATCGGTGAAGGGGAAATGGATGAAGCCCCTATGCTCTATATCGGGGAGGAAGTAGGGACAGGCAAAGGCCCGGAACTGGATATCGCCGTCGACCCGCTGGAAGGCACCAATCTGGTGGCCAAAGGGTTAAATGGCGCCATCGCTGTACTGGCTGCGGCACCCCGGGGCAGTCTCCTGCATGCCCCTGATATGTACATGGAAAAAATTGCCGTGGGACCGGAAGCAGCAGGCAAAATCCATCTGGATGCCCCCGTTCAGGAAAACCTGAAAGCCATTGCTGCGGCCAAAGGCAAACGGCTTTCCGACCTGACGGTAGTAATTCTGGACCGTCCCCGCCACAATCAGCTGATTGCCGATATTCGGGAAGCAGGAGCCCGGATTATGCTGATTTCCGATGGAGATGTCTCACCGGGAGTAGCGGTAGCTTTTGAGGAATCGGGCGTGGATTTGATGATCGGCATCGGTGGGGCGCCGGAAGGGGTAATTACTGCAGCTGCTCTCAAGTGCCTGGGCGGGGAAATGCAGGGGCGGCTGGTGCCAGAGGATGAAAGCGAATGGACTCGCTGCCAGGCCATGGGCATTACCGACCCCAAAAAGATATTGACCATGGATGATCTGGTCAAGGGGGATGACATTTTCTTTGCTGCCACCGGAATCACCCCTTCCAGCTTGCTGAAAGGAGTGGCCTTTACCGCCATTGGAGCCAAAACCCATACGCTGGTCATGCGAGGTAAATCGGGAACTGTGCGGTTTATTGAAGCCATACACCGCTTTGATAAGAAACCTAAATATAATCTGGGCCACTAA
- a CDS encoding tungsten cofactor oxidoreductase radical SAM maturase, with protein MAKLDYLDYQIVINKKPDIRELYLELTTACNLNCQNCYRHSWQQAGGMMARETWQQALAAARRLPELKRVVLGGIGEPLLHPDFKEIVTAIKREGWSLTITSNGFLLEEKLGRFLVEQQVDEIVVSIDGYSPEVFARNRGESPDPLWANLTALHKVKQELGSQWPQVAAEMVVTRENYREIPALLAALPRWQINTLYLSQLLPVTAERTGEVFYQLYPTEELLSWRREVITLAMRSGIRVVLPQVGLNTNRSCRFVDEKKVVIRFDGEVAPCYRFLHCGKEYVFGRPKDLEAVTFGNILKQDLAAIWMQDEYVKFRFLEYLNLYPSCPDCEWVDGCDMVWHNREDCWGNTPSCADCLWARGLIFCP; from the coding sequence ATGGCCAAACTGGATTATCTGGATTACCAGATTGTTATCAACAAAAAACCGGATATACGGGAACTGTATCTGGAGCTGACCACTGCTTGTAATCTTAACTGCCAGAATTGTTATCGGCACAGCTGGCAGCAAGCGGGCGGGATGATGGCCCGGGAAACCTGGCAGCAGGCCCTGGCTGCAGCCCGGCGGTTGCCGGAATTGAAGCGGGTGGTGCTGGGAGGAATCGGTGAACCTCTGTTACATCCCGATTTCAAGGAAATAGTTACTGCTATCAAAAGAGAAGGCTGGTCACTAACCATTACTAGCAATGGTTTTTTGCTGGAGGAAAAACTGGGGCGCTTTCTGGTAGAACAACAGGTAGATGAGATTGTTGTTTCCATTGATGGCTATAGCCCTGAGGTTTTTGCCCGCAATCGCGGGGAGAGTCCTGACCCGCTCTGGGCCAACCTGACTGCTTTGCATAAGGTTAAACAGGAGCTGGGGAGTCAGTGGCCCCAGGTGGCAGCGGAAATGGTGGTGACCAGGGAAAATTATCGGGAGATTCCAGCTTTGCTAGCTGCCCTGCCCCGCTGGCAAATCAATACTCTCTATCTCAGTCAGCTGCTGCCGGTAACGGCAGAGCGAACCGGGGAAGTTTTTTATCAGCTTTATCCGACGGAAGAACTACTGAGCTGGCGTCGGGAAGTGATTACCCTGGCCATGCGCTCTGGCATCAGGGTGGTTTTGCCCCAGGTAGGCCTGAATACCAATCGTTCCTGCCGCTTTGTGGATGAGAAGAAAGTGGTTATTCGCTTTGATGGGGAAGTGGCTCCCTGTTACCGTTTTCTCCATTGCGGGAAGGAGTATGTGTTTGGCCGTCCCAAAGATCTGGAGGCGGTTACCTTCGGCAATATCCTGAAGCAGGACCTGGCGGCTATCTGGATGCAGGATGAATATGTTAAATTCCGTTTCCTGGAATATCTCAACCTTTACCCCTCCTGCCCTGATTGCGAATGGGTGGATGGCTGTGATATGGTCTGGCATAACCGGGAGGATTGCTGGGGTAATACCCCCTCCTGTGCTGATTGTCTCTGGGCCAGGGGATTGATTTTCTGTCCCTAG